In Phyllobacterium zundukense, the genomic stretch CAACCTTCTCAACGAACTCGTGCAAAAGCGGGGCCTTGGTTTGATCTTCATCAGCCATGACCTCAATCTGGTGCGCCGCTTCTGCGACCGCGTGCTGATCATGTATCGCGGCCGCGTGGTAGAGACCCTGAAGGCAAGCGAACTCGACCAGGCAACGCACCCGTATACGAAGGGGCTGCTCGATGCGATGCCGCGCATTCACGCGCAGCGCAAGCGACTGCCCGTCCTCCAGCGTGACGCAGCATGGTAAACGACAATATGAACAGCGAAACGCCGATCATCGAAATCGAGAACCTCGTCGTCACTTTCGGGGAAGGGGAGGACGAGCGCCGTGCGGTCAGTGGCGTCAGCTTCGTTGTCAATCGCGGTGAGACCTTTGGCCTTGTTGGGGAATCCGGCTCGGGAAAATCAACGATCCTGCGGGCGATCACTGGGCTCGCCGCCAATGAGGCCGATGTCATGCGCGTTGCCGGCGAAGATGTTCGAAAAAAACGCGGCAGAGATTTCTACCGCAAGGTCCAGATGGTTTTTCAGGATCCTTACGAGGCCTTGCATCCGCGCCACACCATCTGGCGCCAGCTCATGGAACCTGCTCGCATCCAGCATATTCCTGACGCGGAAGCCCGGGGGCACGCGGCGCTCGACTCGGTCGGGTTGAGCCGGGCACTGCTCTGGCGTTACCC encodes the following:
- a CDS encoding ABC transporter ATP-binding protein, with amino-acid sequence MIEIENLVVTFGEGEDERRAVSGVSFVVNRGETFGLVGESGSGKSTILRAITGLAANEADVMRVAGEDVRKKRGRDFYRKVQMVFQDPYEALHPRHTIWRQLMEPARIQHIPDAEARGHAALDSVGLSRALLWRYPHQLSGGQRQRVAIARALMSEPDILLLDEPTSALDVSVQAEILNLLCDLQDERGLTYLMVSHDLGVVAHMCKRTAVMHAGLIVETLDVDALVNGGATKAYTKTLIAASEAYGEDPQDIAQPRVSSK